The Nothobranchius furzeri strain GRZ-AD chromosome 17, NfurGRZ-RIMD1, whole genome shotgun sequence nucleotide sequence GCTGCTTTGGTGTTTAGCTTCATATATCAGGGCAAGGTAAGCCAAACACACGGGCTCTAACTCAGATGTACGGTTGGACGTTTAGTCTTTCTTCTGTTGCTGCTTTCAAACAGTCTGGCTTTCTTTTTTGTTCTCATCTCTACAGATTAGTCAAGACCTGGAACGCTCAATGAACGATACCTTTGCAAAGTATGATGGAAGCAACCCTGAGTCTCAAGCTGTGGACTTGTTGCAGAATGAGGTTAGATTTGAATCCGTTAGACATAGataggtctgtgtttcagttctacTTTCACGTGTATCAACATCCTCTAAGCTTGCATCGTCGTCGCAATTCTTCATCTGTCCATTTGATTTGCTCTTGTTCAGAGCGTAGCAGACAGTCAAAATAAAATAGCAAAACACATTTTTGATCTAACGTGTAAATAAAATGGTGAATAAATTGGTTTATGTTGGTAAATCTGATGTTAAAAGTGCAGAAGTCTGTCAGAAGAAGCCAACTGAAAGTGCAAAAGTTAAAAATAAACCGGATGGTGAATGGCTTTCTATTTGGGCTCCATGCTTGTGTTAGGATAACTGGAGGTTCCTCtagttgtttttctttattttgtcaAAAAATTCTATTTAAATATGACTTTTTActtgtgcaaaatgacaaaaatGGGAAATATTTTTGCACCAAACTAAATGACAAGTGATCCCATTTAGTTCTATAACAAAATGCCCTCTGGTGTTTCAACACTTTATTGGCTTTATGTACATGTTTTCAGCTATATTTATAATATACCCCAAAACCACAATCGATGTATCTTATAAATTTTTAATTTGCTagcaaatattaaaaataaaggcaTATTTGACTCTTCTCAGCATTTATAATTTGTTTGTGTGTTCTGCTTCTTGATTTTATCTGCTcaaagcaggctgcttcatgcgcgttcacgctcaggcatcgcccgtagcatttgctatccgtagctttagcagcagagagagaggcagttccactttgtcgctgttcctaacgcctagtgacgaacctagctacatttctgaggacccttagctactttctgtagaactttcttctagatatttcctgcaaattagcaacaaaatagccatttttgctccaaaccgttctttggtttgacgttgtttcagctgtcatcaaggatataaatgctacaggtacaaaggatgtcactggtgctttagctcacttggtaagacgtcggactctcatgcagaagacctgggtttgattctggatgtgaacatagttcatttagagtttcttttttacattaatggtacatttttttacagtaagatgcccaaatttttatttgagactcgccgaattgtattgaattcacagataaaaaagatgtgggttcaactttcattttggaacaatttttcaagcaagggaagggaatgatctgagcatgcaggaggactgacccatcttaaacctttgtcggctgtgctgaagagaaaggtacagaaccaaattatttagctgcgcgttctcctgtcccccccccccccccccacacacacacacacgcacacacaagggactgtcagctgttatttttgttaaggagtgtgcacgtacagcatgcgcgcctcgtgcacgagcctgctattgaagctgtcgttacACTTTtgccctgagggggcaatcgcgagcataaaaattcaaaactccgtaaagtccctttaatgttcTAATTCGCACATCTTCTTTGTCTTTCCAGTTGATGTGCTGCGGTGTCAACAACTACACCAGCTGGTTCAACACTCCCTGGTTCTTGACCAATAAGACGATACCTCCATCCTGCTGTAAAAATAAAACAGCACAATGTCCCGGCATTCCATTTCAGCCAGACCTGATTTATACAGAAGTACGTCACACACGTCGCTCTCTTTTGGCagaaatttttatttatgtatctccagattttttttatatttttctagTCCTCAGAAAATAGATGCAGATGTGATGTcatgtttgtattttagggatgtGAAGACAAGCTGGAGAAAACACTGCACGATGTGTTGACGTACGGCATGCTGGTCGTTCTTGGTTTTGCCATCATCAAGGTATGGTTGAAAATGTCGCCTTCCAGCAGCAGAAAACACACCAGAGTTTTAAATCTTACTGAAACGTAGGATGTACTTTTCTAAAAATACAATTCTGCCTTCTAAGTGTTTGAATTTCACATGTCTGactttagaatatggtgcaaaagtattTCTATAATCCAACTTAAAAGGTAAAAGTAAGATATAAGACTCATTATGTGAAAAACACGATatgtcaagcctttatttgttataagtgatgattatggcttacagtttatgaaaaaCCCAAATTCAAAACATCAGACCATTAAAATATTGTGAAAAGTTTAAATATTctaggctcaaagtgtcacactttaaTCAACTAATGAATCCTAAACATCTGCAAaggattcctgagcctttagatggtctctcagtctgagttgaatcacagtaaaaatgaacATTTGCACCAGATTTTCATTTTTCCAAGTTTCActtgttgaagaagaagaagaaaaagaagaagaagcaaatatgtCCTTTTTTGAAATAAATGACTCAAATACCTCTATGTGCTCAAGTCTCAAAAAGACTGGACACGAGACATGAATTGTACCTAAAGCAAGTCATTTCAAAAGGcctccgtttgtgacatcacacatCATGAAATAAGCATCGtctcttatagcagcctgagctgaTAATGAATGGGCGTGGCCATCTCAAGCTTGTAAAGTGATAGAGCCATGAaactgctcattctggaaggtactgaaaacggcaagaataaaactactgaaatcacttcatgtgagagggatgtAGTGCAAAGAATTTTATACATATGTGTCACATAGACCACAAATCTATTGtaagttaagaaaaaaatcataacATATCTAATTAAAATTTTTTCTTGTTTCAGTTCTTCGGCATGCTGAGCGTCTGTGTGATAACCTGTAGGAACAACAGCCGGAGGAGTGGCTACCAGGCACTCTATGCTTAAAacacctccacatcttacccagcAGCCTGGATACTCTTCACTGTACAGAAACATACTCAGTTTTATACACTGAAGCATTAAGGTGGTGTTAGATGAACGTCTTTTTTTTCTGCTATAATCTGATCTAAGTACAGCAGAGTaactgcagaaaaaaacaactgATCTTGATGTTTTACGTGCTCCTATTTTCATCTTTATGAGCCTTTTCACTCTTTTGCATTGTGTAGATATTCTTTTGAAGGACACATCACTTGAATATGTTTTAATCAATGACTTCAATCTATATTTTGAGGTGATTGTTCATTTAATGGTGGTTTACTACCTTACTAAGGGTTGCAATATTTAAAGCAAACTAAGCTGATGGAAACACGCCCCCTGTGGTCAGTTAGGGGTACTGATGCAGGTTTTTCTAGTTTGgctctttttgtgtttgttttgtttctaaattaaaaagGTGACTATTTCACACTGGTGTTGTTTTTTGTATTCTGTTGTGTTTTATTCTGAAATTCACATTGAAACAACTTCATACAGACCGTGTCACAATTTGTGATTTGTTTCTGCAATGGGGAAAAACATGCAGAATAACTTTTGCTGCTTCCTGTCAAAAGAGAAAACAAAATAAGCTCTTTTGTAGACGTAGCCTGTTATTAAACATGACCCACCGCGGTTATCTGTCacctcctgactctgctgataAAGGGGCCCCTAAGAGAGTGGCACATGCACACGATAGGACTATTCATCTGACATAACCTCTGTCGGTGTTCAGAAAGATAAATAAAAACTCCGAGAAGTCATCAGACTACTTAGGAAACAGGTCACACTCCGAGTTAATCAATCAGGCttcgtttgtgttgtttttttacacactGAGCAGCAAAAAGGGCTTCAGAAGATTTAAAACAAGCCACGAAAAGGTCCCAAATCTGCCAAAGCACCAAAGTCTTGTCTTTTTGAATGCTTCTTTAATTTAGAAGAAATAAGGGTTAAAATATAATGTAAGGGGTTATTGATATTCTAATCATAAAGTGATTATATGCCATTTTTATTCAAACATTCTCATATCTTTAAAATATTTGTTAGTTTAGTATTTTCTGTCAGGACAGTGCTTTGTCATGTGGTGGACCTTCCAGTCAAATGATTAAATACTGTTTATGAGGGGAAAAAAATCTAGTTTGAAGAAAAATTAAAATTATGAAACGTATAATAAAAAAATCACAAGATACAAGAGCAGGAACTTTGTGTAAATTACATTTTTGCAGTTAAAAACATATTTATAGGCATAAGCTCAGTCATAACAAAAGTACATGGTTAGAAAAAATGTTTATAAGACAAAATATTTATCTAAAAATGAATCGAAACATCATTACATCGTCAGTTTTGCTATAACATTTGATTTCTTTCTAGAAAGTTCAAATTGCttcacatttttttatttgttctgttAGTTGTTGTACTAACAAAGTCTAGTCTGTAGGGGGCGTGAAAGCACCTCGATGTATTAGTTTAGATGGGAAGTGACGTCATGCAGAACAAGTTTGGACACAGAGATGTTAGAAGCTGAAGGAAAATATGGAAATTTTTCAGTAAACATTAAAGTTTGATTTCCAGTTTTCTCAAATGAGTCATGGTGTAAGATGTGCATtttgtattgtgtgtgtgtgtgtgtgtgtgtgtgtgtgtgtgtgtgtgtgtgtgtgtgtgtgtgtgtgtgtgtgtgtgtgtgtgtgtgtgtgtgtgtgtgactgatttgCACCAGTAAGCTCATCAGGCTCCTAATGCTTTAGTCAAATATTGGTTGTCTggacataaaatacaaaaatcTTCATATGAATCAACATAATTTGTCATGTTTAATTCAAAATCCAGATTTATCTCCACATTGACACAATCATCTCATGTCTGGAGCTGATCTCTCATCACATAACTGTGGACTTTCTGCTTGTTGCAGCTGCATTGACGATGCAAGTGGCCTGGATGGCCCGGCCCGGTTGCAATCTCTTGCCAGCATATCTTATTCAGCATGTATCCTCTCTGCCCTCGGGCTGCGATGACATTTAGACGGGTCGTTCTTCCACAACCAGATATCCCACCTCCCATGCTCCTCCAGCTGTCTTATTTCTTCTATCAGTCTTGCATTTTCCTTCCTAGCTTCACTTTTTATGTTGTCATGGTCCtcccttatctgttgtttttcaaATGTTGCTTTTTTTAATGCCTTTATGCCTCCTCCTGGGACcatctgttttctgctatgcttctGAACTTTTCTCTACATTTTGAGATCGTGATTTGTTCGTCAAAACATTAAGAATTATAGAGCCAAAATTATATAGAAACCATGCATCTCTGAAGTGCCTAAAATATTAAGGGGTTATATTATGACTTTTTCTTACGTTCTAATGGTTCTGTGCAGTGGTCAATTCAACGTATATGTTCATGAAGTttttttgcacaaaatccctctcacatgaagcaattACAGCAGTTtcatttttgacattttcagtactttccagaatgagttgtttcagggctttgtcacttttttcagggctctgtcactttaactcattggcatttttttactgtgtgggcgtcggagcgagcccctgcaccgtgtgaacaaacatcccagctctaaagccgatcttcatctgtgtAAGtcgcacgtcacgtgatcaggacgtAGAAAATCcaggtgttaggagatcgttttgggccgttgctgtaaaaaaaaactgaGGCGCGAatcagaaaagcttctgctgatcacaatttgacaacagattatgaaagaacggataacgcttgaaacgcatggattcttcctgatgtaagaggtgagtctactttgttttgttaagcctgattcatgcttccctgactgcgtcagtgcggagacacgcaacatccTTGCGGGCctactggagagctccgcaaggacggacggagtcgagctctcttttctaaacatccgtcagtcaagTCGAGAtgtaatgtttattatgtgaagtgccttgagacgactcttgtcgtgatttggcgctatataaataaacttgaattgaattgaattgaattaaatactGCTCTTCACAAGTCTTACCTAGATGTGTTAAGTCTTCAGACTAGTGAACTGGGCTTGCACtgatgacagccaaaacatgtaaactagggctgcaactaacgattattttcataatcgattaatctgtcgattattttttcgattaatcggtttgttattgtttagctatttaacctatacaagtgatgaatacatttcagttaagaaaaagaaaaacataagagaattgtgcagttgaccgcaatctattttattgcacatgaacacagtcagtggtgtaaaatgagctaaacagtgcaaaatatcagtccagagtaattttttggcatcaaaatataagaggtaaattccataaaaaataatgtagaatctagaatagagtttgtaagtggtatgcattgctggagggtgagtgtcttgttccccatgtagttgtccatcgttgcttgtttttttctgcataagaaacacaaatagactgaaataagtacacatataaaataaagcagcacacacactacaacactaaatcaatattacattatttgaattaattaacaatatacagtgatcatttattttgacaaaaatgtgttgtgaggcgttttacagcgttagacagtaaaacagccttttaatagtaaaaaaaatgactttctgaatttctcctgtatttaaaaattgaaagcgtacaactataccgcgtgatattcacctggacacagctcgtctgtatatttttcaccacGGAgtcgtccttttttgaatgaggaacatagttatgggtttgtgccgtttttctcttaacgagaacattcttataaacagacgtgctaaatttggcaagcgcatgatacacaacatggaggagattcacgattgcatctagtcaatcagaagtagaacaccgtagactgacgcggcaaaaaaaaaaaaacatgtttaacatccacgataacgaactcagctcccaaatttgatctgcgttagcttgtttattttctgttatttaCCGGATtcaccggactttcctctgctgcatcagcccccacatgttttcatctcaaatgttcacctgggacgtcgtgcttccgtcgtgccatggtatttgcatattttgcaggtcacccatcttttcaaggcatctagagtgaagtgctcccatactcgtgaggtttttgtccggggtttctcttgttttgtcgcttctatttttcttccgtatttcttcttgttccgccatctctcacagcaagatgagcgtcagtaacgtgatacgtcatgaaaaccgagggcacttattggctaatttcttcttctacggccccactggtagatcagtggctcattactgccacacactggcggcaaatttaacagattgtaaccgatgtcagattgtggtaaaaaatagactttatgcggtaaaatatgattattaaacaactaatcgatgactaaaaaagttgttaactattttaataatcgattataatcgattaaatcgattagttgtttcagctctaatgtaAACCCATTCGGAGCTGGCAAAAAACAACCTCAGTCGTAACTTTTACCCTTCGTTCAATCCTCCTGGTGTTGGTGCCCACCACCGCCAATAACCTGAGAAATTTAAATATCCAGGAGGGGctgggagtagagccgctgctccaatAGCGCCTCTTCTTGCACATGAGAGGCGATTCTATtttaatttccccatttgtgacatcacaaatgaggatggtttgaaacagcttgttttcggCACATGATTCCTAAAACCAAGCACTGACAGAAAAACCGGTGGATgggatttttttcatgtttggagtgtttatagaggtagTGGAAACCcccatggcatggcatggtatttAGTAAAGACATTTTGCAAAGGTTTTACTCCATAAAAAAcctaaaacataaacaaaaccaCAGGTTTTTATATCTCATAATACAATTTTTAACTATGCCAGCTATGTCATGTGTCTCTTTTTTGCAAACCAAGACCTACCTTTTTATCCAGAGTAAACACGTGGTTCCCAGATTTAATCCACTTCCTTCCTCATTTGCacacattgttttttattttcagtaaAAACAGTTTCATCTTCTGCTCATTACAGAAAGAAAAAGACTTGGAAAAGTTTAAATTCACTATGGAGCAACAGTTGTTCATGCATAAGATTTGAAAAAGTAAAAATGTATTCCCCCGTGAGTTACATTTGCATACCTACAGATGTGTCCTGTTTGTTCCTCCTATTTGGGCCATCACCCCACTGGAAAGAGTGCTAATCTCAAACGTGCACAGAGCGAGCCAGATGCTATCACTGAcctctaatttatttatttcctttagGACTGAGATCCGGCAAAGATGAGTAAcccgaggagctgctgctgctgcacactCTGTGCCAAGGGGAGGTAAAGAAAAGGGCAGGATTGCAGTTTCTCTGTGACTCTGAGAACATTTGAGCGTCCTCTCCGAGAAAAATCCTGCATGGCACCCCCGACGATGCAAAGTGCCCTCTCTGGATTTGTTTCATCCCATTCGTTTTATTGCAAATCTGCAAGCTTCAGGATCAAACAAGGGCTCGGTTCAGCACAAACAGTCTGTAGATTGCATTTTTATACTTTTGGCATGAAAACAAAGcatattttctttaaaaaaaaaacaaagctgtTAGTGATTTTTCCCCTCCATATTGTTATTTTCAGGGAACACACCTAAATAATGATCACACACAGCTGAGACCAGGAGCAGGTGCCTGTgagaatgtgtgtgcgtgcatacttgtgtgcgtgtgtgtttctgGGAATAATCACCCTTAGCCAGCACTGTGAtgtttccatttgtcagacactaTCAGTGTTAA carries:
- the tspan36 gene encoding tetraspanin 36; its protein translation is MDCGILTSKTILLFLSLVFWAAGGVLAYVASYMIKSYDSFGSFLQDKQTLIPAAIIIGISVVMFIFGLVGCCATLRESTGGLSCFFLIIMLIFAAEVAALVFSFIYQGKISQDLERSMNDTFAKYDGSNPESQAVDLLQNELMCCGVNNYTSWFNTPWFLTNKTIPPSCCKNKTAQCPGIPFQPDLIYTEGCEDKLEKTLHDVLTYGMLVVLGFAIIKFFGMLSVCVITCRNNSRRSGYQALYA